The Candidatus Kryptonium sp. genome contains a region encoding:
- the uvrB gene encoding excinuclease ABC subunit UvrB yields the protein MERFKLVSKYKPTGDQPKAIRELTEGILRGEKYQTLLGVTGSGKTFTLAHVIANVNKPTLVISHNKTLAAQLYGEFKSFFPENVVEFFISYYDYYQPEAYIPETDTYIEKDAAVNDEIDRLRLKATSALLSGRRDVIIVASVSCIYNIGSPDEYVRQIVSLREGDKIDRNSLLYKLLDIHYARNDIEFTRGTFRVRGDMVEILPAYENEKGIRIEFFDDVIEKIYYFDKSTGKVIERVSEVEIYPAKHFIIDRPTLERAIKSIEEELEQRLAELRAQGKFLEAQRLESRTRFDIEMMREIGYCKGIENYSRHLTGRRPGERPYTLIDYFPKDYLLIIDESHVTIPQLRGMYNGDKSRKETLVEHGFRLPSALDNRPLKFEEFESLINQVIFVSATPGDYELEKCKGVVVEQIIRPTGLLDPEVVVKPTKNQIDDLIHEIRERVKRKERVLVTTLTKQMAEDLAEFLQGIGIKVKYIHSDIDALERVEILRDLRLGDFDVLVGVNLLREGLDLPEVSLVAILDADKEGFLRSERSLIQIAGRTARNVNGKVILYADRITKSMQKMIDETNRRRKIQMEYNEKHGIKPQTVYKTVQDILATTIVADVKPKYEVKPRTSISIVTDIQFKFMTVEQQEELIEQLVQEMVSAAKDLEFERAAEIRDEIQRLRALMKNQNKS from the coding sequence ATGGAGAGATTCAAACTCGTTTCAAAATATAAACCAACTGGGGATCAGCCCAAGGCGATAAGAGAACTTACAGAAGGAATTTTGCGCGGAGAGAAGTATCAAACACTTCTTGGAGTCACAGGAAGTGGAAAGACTTTCACGCTTGCCCATGTGATCGCAAATGTTAATAAACCAACTCTTGTGATATCGCACAATAAGACACTGGCAGCGCAACTTTACGGTGAGTTTAAGTCTTTCTTTCCCGAAAATGTAGTTGAATTCTTCATAAGTTATTACGACTATTATCAGCCAGAGGCATACATTCCTGAAACTGACACTTACATTGAGAAAGATGCTGCTGTAAATGATGAAATTGATAGACTTCGCTTGAAAGCAACAAGCGCCTTGCTTTCTGGAAGAAGAGATGTAATAATTGTTGCTTCTGTGAGTTGTATTTATAACATCGGTTCACCTGATGAGTATGTTAGACAAATTGTCAGCTTAAGAGAAGGTGATAAAATTGATAGAAATTCGCTGTTGTATAAACTTTTGGATATTCACTATGCAAGAAATGATATTGAATTTACGCGAGGGACTTTCAGAGTTAGGGGAGATATGGTTGAGATTTTGCCAGCATATGAGAATGAAAAGGGAATACGAATTGAATTTTTTGATGATGTCATTGAGAAAATTTACTATTTTGATAAATCAACGGGCAAAGTGATTGAGAGAGTTAGTGAAGTTGAGATTTATCCTGCGAAACACTTCATCATTGATAGACCGACACTTGAAAGAGCAATCAAGAGCATAGAAGAAGAGCTTGAACAGAGATTAGCAGAGCTTAGAGCCCAAGGGAAATTTCTTGAGGCACAACGGCTTGAAAGCAGGACAAGATTTGATATTGAAATGATGAGAGAAATTGGATATTGCAAAGGGATAGAAAACTATTCAAGACATTTAACTGGAAGAAGACCGGGCGAAAGACCATATACCTTGATTGATTATTTCCCCAAAGATTATCTTTTGATAATTGATGAGTCCCATGTCACGATACCACAGCTTCGCGGGATGTACAATGGAGATAAATCACGAAAGGAAACTTTGGTTGAGCATGGTTTCAGGTTGCCGTCCGCACTTGACAATAGACCGTTGAAGTTTGAAGAGTTTGAATCACTTATAAACCAAGTTATATTTGTGAGCGCGACGCCGGGAGATTATGAGCTTGAAAAATGTAAAGGTGTTGTCGTTGAGCAGATAATAAGACCAACTGGGCTACTTGACCCAGAAGTTGTCGTGAAGCCAACGAAAAATCAAATTGATGATTTAATTCATGAAATAAGAGAAAGGGTGAAGAGGAAAGAAAGAGTTCTTGTCACAACTTTAACCAAGCAAATGGCCGAAGACCTTGCGGAGTTTTTACAAGGTATAGGGATAAAGGTAAAATACATTCATTCAGACATTGATGCTCTTGAAAGGGTTGAGATTTTAAGAGATCTACGGCTTGGTGATTTTGATGTCCTTGTTGGTGTTAACCTTTTGCGCGAAGGTCTTGATTTGCCGGAAGTTTCACTCGTTGCGATTCTTGATGCTGATAAGGAAGGTTTCCTTCGCTCCGAAAGATCTCTTATTCAGATCGCAGGTAGAACCGCAAGAAATGTAAATGGCAAAGTCATACTCTATGCCGACAGGATCACTAAGTCAATGCAGAAAATGATAGACGAGACAAATAGGAGAAGGAAAATTCAAATGGAATATAACGAAAAACACGGAATTAAACCGCAAACAGTTTATAAAACAGTTCAGGATATACTTGCGACAACTATAGTGGCAGATGTTAAACCAAAGTATGAAGTAAAACCAAGAACAAGCATTTCAATTGTGACTGATATTCAGTTTAAATTTATGACCGTAGAACAGCAGGAAGAATTAATAGAACAGCTAGTTCAAGAGATGGTAAGCGCAGCGAAGGACCTTGAATTTGAAAGAGCAGCAGAAATAAGAGATGAAATTCAAAGATTAAGGGCTTTGATGAAAAACCAAAATAAATCTTGA
- a CDS encoding phosphoribosylaminoimidazolesuccinocarboxamide synthase: MYKPLSQTNIPEAKLFKRGKVRDIYEVDGKFLIVATDRISAFDVVLPNPIPYKGYVLNQISIFWFDFLKDVVKNHFLTSDVEEFPEVFKKNYEQVAYRSMLVKKAKPLPVECIVRGYISGSAWKDYKRSGEVCGIKLPQGLRESDKLEEPLFTPSTKAETGHDENITFEKVVDLIGKELAEKVRDLSLEIYIKAEKYARERGIIIADTKFEFGLDENGEVLLIDEVLTPDSSRFWPLSDYEPGKSQPSFDKQYVRDYLESINWDKQPPAPELPTEVIEKTSEKYLEAYRLLTGEDLLKRIKI, encoded by the coding sequence ATGTATAAACCGCTTTCACAAACCAACATACCTGAAGCAAAATTATTTAAGCGTGGTAAAGTCCGCGATATTTATGAGGTTGACGGCAAGTTCTTAATCGTTGCAACAGACAGGATCTCAGCTTTTGATGTCGTTTTACCGAATCCGATACCATATAAAGGTTATGTTTTAAATCAAATTTCTATCTTCTGGTTTGATTTTCTAAAAGATGTCGTGAAAAATCATTTTTTAACTTCAGATGTTGAAGAATTTCCAGAGGTTTTCAAGAAAAACTATGAGCAAGTCGCTTATCGTTCAATGCTTGTTAAAAAAGCAAAACCGCTTCCTGTTGAGTGCATAGTTAGAGGTTACATTTCTGGCTCCGCTTGGAAGGATTATAAAAGAAGTGGCGAGGTTTGTGGGATCAAACTTCCGCAAGGACTGAGGGAATCAGATAAACTTGAAGAACCGCTATTTACACCTTCAACCAAGGCGGAAACCGGACACGATGAGAATATCACTTTTGAAAAAGTTGTTGACCTTATCGGAAAAGAGCTTGCTGAAAAAGTTCGTGATTTGAGCTTAGAAATTTACATTAAAGCGGAGAAATATGCTCGTGAAAGAGGTATTATTATAGCAGATACAAAATTTGAATTCGGGCTTGATGAAAATGGCGAAGTGCTTTTGATAGATGAAGTTTTGACGCCAGATTCATCTCGCTTTTGGCCACTTTCGGATTATGAGCCAGGAAAATCGCAACCGTCGTTTGATAAACAGTATGTGCGAGATTATCTTGAATCAATAAATTGGGATAAACAACCACCAGCGCCAGAACTTCCGACTGAAGTTATTGAGAAAACAAGCGAAAAATATCTTGAAGCGTATAGGTTGCTGACCGGCGAGGATTTGCTCAAGAGAATAAAGATTTGA